In one Rhopalosiphum padi isolate XX-2018 chromosome 3, ASM2088224v1, whole genome shotgun sequence genomic region, the following are encoded:
- the LOC132927552 gene encoding uncharacterized protein DDB_G0283357-like isoform X3 translates to MNQLPPMHHHQQQHMNTHMHPHHHGHPHHHHQMNNMQQHQIKYEMPDDPYSFVDEEMQHHGQQNLQYTEEMILQHMPKKRGRKKKFKPEDQMSLQCLNPDQAFGLMQHMLPKDKLLTNPSKVYKERKKHDRFNGMPEEEVSKRTLPDHLTNNLDIVIIGINPGLFAAYKGHHYAGPGNHFWKCLYLSGLTPEPMTADDDYKLLQNGIGFTNMVERATKGSADLTRKEIKEGSQILLEKLQRFKPKIAVFNGKLIFEVFSGKKDFTFGRQPELVDGTNTYMWVMPSSSARCAQLPRAADKVPFYAALKKFRDYLNGLVAEIDDSEVVFSFTKLKNYYEPDIKEEPKDEVPSVYFNNYNSVVENQDTIENIADIKDEPPVVQKKKRGRPKKIKNKDGAPEEVKVKRPKPQVVDEREGMPKKKRGRPKKIKPDPNQLPPTNNVVPPVLSCEHSNPSTQLSNCFSPPIQSPMNLSQLYGGNNVINNIYNNQSSSHSPISNSGGGGGSGGGGGSSGGNNNPNFHHHRSPIQSQQHRYSQSPQAPSFTHSDLSSEISAAISSEHNLGSRSPASPSLGPPDFEPPASLLAEDNSPHSSQHSGGVTKEDLIGVDQHSRPSQMECQFNNSVGGPQQPQKTNTKMDMHHYPQSHGYDEYSGNVESVAGSPAYPPAESPVYPPPPTGYPQQQQQQQQQQQQQQQQQQQQQHPHQQKLTNNQDVTAKSLSGLESLVEQIPNMNDSDVQHSGHHHHHHQYMDESNSGYMPNDYSCSPSLNYSYSSSPCPPQGNMNNFSVSSLTNGANHHHQQASMSQPSTFSVSNLTSSSYPPPPPTINYNHHHSGGVMMDMDRLQQQYQQPYNNQYASSMQFNGGLGPPGNGYSHNTHNIHMPTPNFPYPPQNSMSYGNNNSGNGVSPYIQSSGGYLSVNRMDIGYGGGNY, encoded by the exons atgaatcagTTACCTCCAATGCATCATCATCAACAACAACATATGAATACACACATGCATCCACATCATCATGGTCATcctcatcatcatcatcaaatGAACAATATGCAACAACACCAAATTAAGTATGAGATGCCTGATGATCCATATAGTTTTGTTGATGAAGAAATGCAGCATCATGGTCAACAAAACTTGCAATACACTGAAGAAATGATTTTACAACACATGCCAAAGAAACGAGGCaggaagaaaaaatttaaacctGAGGATCAGATGAG tttGCAATGCTTAAACCCTGATCAAGCATTTGGGTTAATGCAACATATGTTGccaaaagataaattattgacAAATCCTTCCAAGGTTTACAAGGAAAGAAAAAAACATGACCGTTTTAATGGCATGCCTGAAGAAGAGGTATCAAAGCGCACTTTACCTGACCATCTAACTAATAATTTGGATATTGTGATT ATTGGTATCAATCCTGGTTTATTTGCTGCTTATAAAGGTCATCATTATGCAGGTCCTGGAAATCATTTCT ggAAATGTTTGTACCTATCTGGTCTTACACCAGAACCTATGACTGCTGATGATGATTATAAACTACTTCAAAATGGTATAGGTTTTACCAATATGGTGGAACGAGCTACAAAGGGTAGTGCTGATCTCACAAGAAAAGAAATTAAAGAAG GAAGTCAAATTCTCCTTGAAAAGCTACAACGATTTAAACCAAAAATTGCAGTATTTAATGGAAAACTTATTTTTGAAGTGTTTTCTGGGAAAAAAGATTTTACATTTGGTCGTCAACCAGAACTTGTAGATGGAACAAATACg tatatgtgGGTAATGCCATCATCTAGTGCCCGTTGTGCACAGTTACCACGGGCAGCTGATAAAGTACCATTTTATGCTGCATTAAAGAAGTTTCGAGATTATTTAAATGGTCTGGTGGCCGAAATTGATGATAGTGAAGTGGTATTCTCATTTaccaaactaaaaaattattatgagccAGATATCAAAGAAGAACCTAAAGATGAAGTGCCATCtgtgtatttcaataattacaatTCTGTAGTTGAAAACCAAGACACAATAGAAAATATTGCTGATATTAAGGATGAACCACCTGTGGTGCAAAAGAAGAAACGAGGGCGaccaaagaaaattaaaaataaagatggaGCACCCGAAGAAGTGAAAGTTAAGCGTCCTAAACCTCAGGTAGTGGATGAACGAGAAGGAATGCCTAAAAAGAAAAGAGGCAGACCGAAAAAAATTAAGCCTGATCCAAATCAGTTACCACCAACAAATAATGTTGTTCCACCAGTTTTATCTTGTGAACACAGTAACCCATCAACACAATTATCAAATTGTTTCTCTCCGCCAATTCAGTCTCCAATGAACTTGTCACAGTTATATGGaggaaataatgttataaataatatatacaacaaccAAAGCTCTTCACATTCACCTATATCTAACAGTggaggtggtggtggtagtggcGGTGGTGGAGGCAGCAGTGGTGGAAACAACAACCCTAATTTCCACCATCATCGTTCGCCAATTCAATCTCAACAACATAGGTATTCTCAATCACCACAAGCTCCATCCTTCACACATTCTGATTTGTCTTCAGAAATCAGTGCAGCTATCTCTTCAGAACATAATTTAGGATCACGATCTCCAGCCTCACCCAGTTTGGGTCCACCTGATTTCGAGCCACCAGCTAGCCTGCTGGCCGAAGATAATAGTCCTCACAGTAGTCAACATAGTGGCGGGGTAACCAAAGAAGATCTTATTGGAGTTGACCAACATTCTAGACCATCACAAATGGAATGTCAGTTTAATAATTCCGTCGGTGGGCCTCAGCAACCACAAAAAACTAATACAAAGATGGATATGCATCATTATCCTCAATCACATGGATATGATGAATATTCAGGCAATGTAGAATCTGTAGCAGGATCCCCGGCCTATCCTCCTGCAGAATCTCCAGTATATCCTCCACCACCAACTGGATAtccacaacaacaacaacagcagcagcagcagcagcagcaacagcaacaacaacaacaacaacaacaacatccACATCAACAAAAGTTAACAAATAATCAAGATGTTACTGCAAAAAGCTTATCAGGCTTGGAATCTTTGGTTGAACAAATTCCTAACATGAACGATAGTGATGTACAGCATAGTGgacatcatcatcatcaccatCAGTATATGGATGAATCAAATTCAGGCTACATGCCTAATGATTACTCATGTTCTCCctcattaaattattcttattcgtCATCGCCTTGTCCACCCCAAGGAAATATGAACAACTTTTCAGTAAGTTCATTAACAAATGGGGCAAATCATCATCATCAACAAGCATCAATGTCTCAACCGTCAACATTCTCTGTTAGCAACCTTACATCTTCATCGTACCCACCGCCACCgcctacaataaattataatcatcatcATTCTGGTGGTGTTATGATGGACATGGATAGACTACAACAGCAGTACCAACAACCATACAACAATCAATATGCCAGCTCAATGCAATTTAATGGGGGATTAGGACCACCTGGAAATGGTTATTCACATAACACACATAACATACATATGCCAACTCCAAATTTCCCTTATCCCCCTCAAAACTCCATGTCGTATGGTAATAACAATAGTGGTAATGGAGTTTCACCTTATATCCAATCAAGTGGTGGGTATTTGTCAGTAAACCGAATGGATATTGGATATGGTGGTGGTAACTATTAA
- the LOC132927552 gene encoding uncharacterized protein LOC132927552 isoform X1: MQVATLFRESATLLGAAMEPGSSTDSNSPSLKQQQQQQQQQQQQQQQQQQSNNYGNCDVVNNGPQPASSVKQESACADDGYETSGGGTDAEQAAAKHSAAVAVAAATAAAAAAAAQHHNNIMNQLPPMHHHQQQHMNTHMHPHHHGHPHHHHQMNNMQQHQIKYEMPDDPYSFVDEEMQHHGQQNLQYTEEMILQHMPKKRGRKKKFKPEDQMSLQCLNPDQAFGLMQHMLPKDKLLTNPSKVYKERKKHDRFNGMPEEEVSKRTLPDHLTNNLDIVIIGINPGLFAAYKGHHYAGPGNHFWKCLYLSGLTPEPMTADDDYKLLQNGIGFTNMVERATKGSADLTRKEIKEGSQILLEKLQRFKPKIAVFNGKLIFEVFSGKKDFTFGRQPELVDGTNTYMWVMPSSSARCAQLPRAADKVPFYAALKKFRDYLNGLVAEIDDSEVVFSFTKLKNYYEPDIKEEPKDEVPSVYFNNYNSVVENQDTIENIADIKDEPPVVQKKKRGRPKKIKNKDGAPEEVKVKRPKPQVVDEREGMPKKKRGRPKKIKPDPNQLPPTNNVVPPVLSCEHSNPSTQLSNCFSPPIQSPMNLSQLYGGNNVINNIYNNQSSSHSPISNSGGGGGSGGGGGSSGGNNNPNFHHHRSPIQSQQHRYSQSPQAPSFTHSDLSSEISAAISSEHNLGSRSPASPSLGPPDFEPPASLLAEDNSPHSSQHSGGVTKEDLIGVDQHSRPSQMECQFNNSVGGPQQPQKTNTKMDMHHYPQSHGYDEYSGNVESVAGSPAYPPAESPVYPPPPTGYPQQQQQQQQQQQQQQQQQQQQQHPHQQKLTNNQDVTAKSLSGLESLVEQIPNMNDSDVQHSGHHHHHHQYMDESNSGYMPNDYSCSPSLNYSYSSSPCPPQGNMNNFSVSSLTNGANHHHQQASMSQPSTFSVSNLTSSSYPPPPPTINYNHHHSGGVMMDMDRLQQQYQQPYNNQYASSMQFNGGLGPPGNGYSHNTHNIHMPTPNFPYPPQNSMSYGNNNSGNGVSPYIQSSGGYLSVNRMDIGYGGGNY; this comes from the exons ATGCAGGTGGCCACTTTGTTCCGCGAGTCGGCTACTCTTCTCGGTGCCGCTATGGAACCCGGTTCGTCGACGGACAGCAATTCGCCCTCTCTgaagcaacagcaacagcagcagcagcagcagcaacaacaacagcaacaacaacaaca GTCTAACAATTATGGTAATTGTGATGTTGTTAACAATGGACCTCAGCCAGCGTCTTCTGTAAAACAAGAATCTGCATGTGCGGATGATGGATATGAAACAAGTGGCGGTGGTACCGATGCTGAACAAGCTGCAGCAAAACATTCCGCCGCAGTAGCCGTTGCAGCAGCTACTGCTGCAGCTGCAGCCGCAGCAGCCcagcatcataataatattatgaatcagTTACCTCCAATGCATCATCATCAACAACAACATATGAATACACACATGCATCCACATCATCATGGTCATcctcatcatcatcatcaaatGAACAATATGCAACAACACCAAATTAAGTATGAGATGCCTGATGATCCATATAGTTTTGTTGATGAAGAAATGCAGCATCATGGTCAACAAAACTTGCAATACACTGAAGAAATGATTTTACAACACATGCCAAAGAAACGAGGCaggaagaaaaaatttaaacctGAGGATCAGATGAG tttGCAATGCTTAAACCCTGATCAAGCATTTGGGTTAATGCAACATATGTTGccaaaagataaattattgacAAATCCTTCCAAGGTTTACAAGGAAAGAAAAAAACATGACCGTTTTAATGGCATGCCTGAAGAAGAGGTATCAAAGCGCACTTTACCTGACCATCTAACTAATAATTTGGATATTGTGATT ATTGGTATCAATCCTGGTTTATTTGCTGCTTATAAAGGTCATCATTATGCAGGTCCTGGAAATCATTTCT ggAAATGTTTGTACCTATCTGGTCTTACACCAGAACCTATGACTGCTGATGATGATTATAAACTACTTCAAAATGGTATAGGTTTTACCAATATGGTGGAACGAGCTACAAAGGGTAGTGCTGATCTCACAAGAAAAGAAATTAAAGAAG GAAGTCAAATTCTCCTTGAAAAGCTACAACGATTTAAACCAAAAATTGCAGTATTTAATGGAAAACTTATTTTTGAAGTGTTTTCTGGGAAAAAAGATTTTACATTTGGTCGTCAACCAGAACTTGTAGATGGAACAAATACg tatatgtgGGTAATGCCATCATCTAGTGCCCGTTGTGCACAGTTACCACGGGCAGCTGATAAAGTACCATTTTATGCTGCATTAAAGAAGTTTCGAGATTATTTAAATGGTCTGGTGGCCGAAATTGATGATAGTGAAGTGGTATTCTCATTTaccaaactaaaaaattattatgagccAGATATCAAAGAAGAACCTAAAGATGAAGTGCCATCtgtgtatttcaataattacaatTCTGTAGTTGAAAACCAAGACACAATAGAAAATATTGCTGATATTAAGGATGAACCACCTGTGGTGCAAAAGAAGAAACGAGGGCGaccaaagaaaattaaaaataaagatggaGCACCCGAAGAAGTGAAAGTTAAGCGTCCTAAACCTCAGGTAGTGGATGAACGAGAAGGAATGCCTAAAAAGAAAAGAGGCAGACCGAAAAAAATTAAGCCTGATCCAAATCAGTTACCACCAACAAATAATGTTGTTCCACCAGTTTTATCTTGTGAACACAGTAACCCATCAACACAATTATCAAATTGTTTCTCTCCGCCAATTCAGTCTCCAATGAACTTGTCACAGTTATATGGaggaaataatgttataaataatatatacaacaaccAAAGCTCTTCACATTCACCTATATCTAACAGTggaggtggtggtggtagtggcGGTGGTGGAGGCAGCAGTGGTGGAAACAACAACCCTAATTTCCACCATCATCGTTCGCCAATTCAATCTCAACAACATAGGTATTCTCAATCACCACAAGCTCCATCCTTCACACATTCTGATTTGTCTTCAGAAATCAGTGCAGCTATCTCTTCAGAACATAATTTAGGATCACGATCTCCAGCCTCACCCAGTTTGGGTCCACCTGATTTCGAGCCACCAGCTAGCCTGCTGGCCGAAGATAATAGTCCTCACAGTAGTCAACATAGTGGCGGGGTAACCAAAGAAGATCTTATTGGAGTTGACCAACATTCTAGACCATCACAAATGGAATGTCAGTTTAATAATTCCGTCGGTGGGCCTCAGCAACCACAAAAAACTAATACAAAGATGGATATGCATCATTATCCTCAATCACATGGATATGATGAATATTCAGGCAATGTAGAATCTGTAGCAGGATCCCCGGCCTATCCTCCTGCAGAATCTCCAGTATATCCTCCACCACCAACTGGATAtccacaacaacaacaacagcagcagcagcagcagcagcaacagcaacaacaacaacaacaacaacaacatccACATCAACAAAAGTTAACAAATAATCAAGATGTTACTGCAAAAAGCTTATCAGGCTTGGAATCTTTGGTTGAACAAATTCCTAACATGAACGATAGTGATGTACAGCATAGTGgacatcatcatcatcaccatCAGTATATGGATGAATCAAATTCAGGCTACATGCCTAATGATTACTCATGTTCTCCctcattaaattattcttattcgtCATCGCCTTGTCCACCCCAAGGAAATATGAACAACTTTTCAGTAAGTTCATTAACAAATGGGGCAAATCATCATCATCAACAAGCATCAATGTCTCAACCGTCAACATTCTCTGTTAGCAACCTTACATCTTCATCGTACCCACCGCCACCgcctacaataaattataatcatcatcATTCTGGTGGTGTTATGATGGACATGGATAGACTACAACAGCAGTACCAACAACCATACAACAATCAATATGCCAGCTCAATGCAATTTAATGGGGGATTAGGACCACCTGGAAATGGTTATTCACATAACACACATAACATACATATGCCAACTCCAAATTTCCCTTATCCCCCTCAAAACTCCATGTCGTATGGTAATAACAATAGTGGTAATGGAGTTTCACCTTATATCCAATCAAGTGGTGGGTATTTGTCAGTAAACCGAATGGATATTGGATATGGTGGTGGTAACTATTAA
- the LOC132927552 gene encoding uncharacterized protein LOC132927552 isoform X2: MLQNLGRSNNYGNCDVVNNGPQPASSVKQESACADDGYETSGGGTDAEQAAAKHSAAVAVAAATAAAAAAAAQHHNNIMNQLPPMHHHQQQHMNTHMHPHHHGHPHHHHQMNNMQQHQIKYEMPDDPYSFVDEEMQHHGQQNLQYTEEMILQHMPKKRGRKKKFKPEDQMSLQCLNPDQAFGLMQHMLPKDKLLTNPSKVYKERKKHDRFNGMPEEEVSKRTLPDHLTNNLDIVIIGINPGLFAAYKGHHYAGPGNHFWKCLYLSGLTPEPMTADDDYKLLQNGIGFTNMVERATKGSADLTRKEIKEGSQILLEKLQRFKPKIAVFNGKLIFEVFSGKKDFTFGRQPELVDGTNTYMWVMPSSSARCAQLPRAADKVPFYAALKKFRDYLNGLVAEIDDSEVVFSFTKLKNYYEPDIKEEPKDEVPSVYFNNYNSVVENQDTIENIADIKDEPPVVQKKKRGRPKKIKNKDGAPEEVKVKRPKPQVVDEREGMPKKKRGRPKKIKPDPNQLPPTNNVVPPVLSCEHSNPSTQLSNCFSPPIQSPMNLSQLYGGNNVINNIYNNQSSSHSPISNSGGGGGSGGGGGSSGGNNNPNFHHHRSPIQSQQHRYSQSPQAPSFTHSDLSSEISAAISSEHNLGSRSPASPSLGPPDFEPPASLLAEDNSPHSSQHSGGVTKEDLIGVDQHSRPSQMECQFNNSVGGPQQPQKTNTKMDMHHYPQSHGYDEYSGNVESVAGSPAYPPAESPVYPPPPTGYPQQQQQQQQQQQQQQQQQQQQQHPHQQKLTNNQDVTAKSLSGLESLVEQIPNMNDSDVQHSGHHHHHHQYMDESNSGYMPNDYSCSPSLNYSYSSSPCPPQGNMNNFSVSSLTNGANHHHQQASMSQPSTFSVSNLTSSSYPPPPPTINYNHHHSGGVMMDMDRLQQQYQQPYNNQYASSMQFNGGLGPPGNGYSHNTHNIHMPTPNFPYPPQNSMSYGNNNSGNGVSPYIQSSGGYLSVNRMDIGYGGGNY; the protein is encoded by the exons ATGTTGCAAAATCTCGGTAG GTCTAACAATTATGGTAATTGTGATGTTGTTAACAATGGACCTCAGCCAGCGTCTTCTGTAAAACAAGAATCTGCATGTGCGGATGATGGATATGAAACAAGTGGCGGTGGTACCGATGCTGAACAAGCTGCAGCAAAACATTCCGCCGCAGTAGCCGTTGCAGCAGCTACTGCTGCAGCTGCAGCCGCAGCAGCCcagcatcataataatattatgaatcagTTACCTCCAATGCATCATCATCAACAACAACATATGAATACACACATGCATCCACATCATCATGGTCATcctcatcatcatcatcaaatGAACAATATGCAACAACACCAAATTAAGTATGAGATGCCTGATGATCCATATAGTTTTGTTGATGAAGAAATGCAGCATCATGGTCAACAAAACTTGCAATACACTGAAGAAATGATTTTACAACACATGCCAAAGAAACGAGGCaggaagaaaaaatttaaacctGAGGATCAGATGAG tttGCAATGCTTAAACCCTGATCAAGCATTTGGGTTAATGCAACATATGTTGccaaaagataaattattgacAAATCCTTCCAAGGTTTACAAGGAAAGAAAAAAACATGACCGTTTTAATGGCATGCCTGAAGAAGAGGTATCAAAGCGCACTTTACCTGACCATCTAACTAATAATTTGGATATTGTGATT ATTGGTATCAATCCTGGTTTATTTGCTGCTTATAAAGGTCATCATTATGCAGGTCCTGGAAATCATTTCT ggAAATGTTTGTACCTATCTGGTCTTACACCAGAACCTATGACTGCTGATGATGATTATAAACTACTTCAAAATGGTATAGGTTTTACCAATATGGTGGAACGAGCTACAAAGGGTAGTGCTGATCTCACAAGAAAAGAAATTAAAGAAG GAAGTCAAATTCTCCTTGAAAAGCTACAACGATTTAAACCAAAAATTGCAGTATTTAATGGAAAACTTATTTTTGAAGTGTTTTCTGGGAAAAAAGATTTTACATTTGGTCGTCAACCAGAACTTGTAGATGGAACAAATACg tatatgtgGGTAATGCCATCATCTAGTGCCCGTTGTGCACAGTTACCACGGGCAGCTGATAAAGTACCATTTTATGCTGCATTAAAGAAGTTTCGAGATTATTTAAATGGTCTGGTGGCCGAAATTGATGATAGTGAAGTGGTATTCTCATTTaccaaactaaaaaattattatgagccAGATATCAAAGAAGAACCTAAAGATGAAGTGCCATCtgtgtatttcaataattacaatTCTGTAGTTGAAAACCAAGACACAATAGAAAATATTGCTGATATTAAGGATGAACCACCTGTGGTGCAAAAGAAGAAACGAGGGCGaccaaagaaaattaaaaataaagatggaGCACCCGAAGAAGTGAAAGTTAAGCGTCCTAAACCTCAGGTAGTGGATGAACGAGAAGGAATGCCTAAAAAGAAAAGAGGCAGACCGAAAAAAATTAAGCCTGATCCAAATCAGTTACCACCAACAAATAATGTTGTTCCACCAGTTTTATCTTGTGAACACAGTAACCCATCAACACAATTATCAAATTGTTTCTCTCCGCCAATTCAGTCTCCAATGAACTTGTCACAGTTATATGGaggaaataatgttataaataatatatacaacaaccAAAGCTCTTCACATTCACCTATATCTAACAGTggaggtggtggtggtagtggcGGTGGTGGAGGCAGCAGTGGTGGAAACAACAACCCTAATTTCCACCATCATCGTTCGCCAATTCAATCTCAACAACATAGGTATTCTCAATCACCACAAGCTCCATCCTTCACACATTCTGATTTGTCTTCAGAAATCAGTGCAGCTATCTCTTCAGAACATAATTTAGGATCACGATCTCCAGCCTCACCCAGTTTGGGTCCACCTGATTTCGAGCCACCAGCTAGCCTGCTGGCCGAAGATAATAGTCCTCACAGTAGTCAACATAGTGGCGGGGTAACCAAAGAAGATCTTATTGGAGTTGACCAACATTCTAGACCATCACAAATGGAATGTCAGTTTAATAATTCCGTCGGTGGGCCTCAGCAACCACAAAAAACTAATACAAAGATGGATATGCATCATTATCCTCAATCACATGGATATGATGAATATTCAGGCAATGTAGAATCTGTAGCAGGATCCCCGGCCTATCCTCCTGCAGAATCTCCAGTATATCCTCCACCACCAACTGGATAtccacaacaacaacaacagcagcagcagcagcagcagcaacagcaacaacaacaacaacaacaacaacatccACATCAACAAAAGTTAACAAATAATCAAGATGTTACTGCAAAAAGCTTATCAGGCTTGGAATCTTTGGTTGAACAAATTCCTAACATGAACGATAGTGATGTACAGCATAGTGgacatcatcatcatcaccatCAGTATATGGATGAATCAAATTCAGGCTACATGCCTAATGATTACTCATGTTCTCCctcattaaattattcttattcgtCATCGCCTTGTCCACCCCAAGGAAATATGAACAACTTTTCAGTAAGTTCATTAACAAATGGGGCAAATCATCATCATCAACAAGCATCAATGTCTCAACCGTCAACATTCTCTGTTAGCAACCTTACATCTTCATCGTACCCACCGCCACCgcctacaataaattataatcatcatcATTCTGGTGGTGTTATGATGGACATGGATAGACTACAACAGCAGTACCAACAACCATACAACAATCAATATGCCAGCTCAATGCAATTTAATGGGGGATTAGGACCACCTGGAAATGGTTATTCACATAACACACATAACATACATATGCCAACTCCAAATTTCCCTTATCCCCCTCAAAACTCCATGTCGTATGGTAATAACAATAGTGGTAATGGAGTTTCACCTTATATCCAATCAAGTGGTGGGTATTTGTCAGTAAACCGAATGGATATTGGATATGGTGGTGGTAACTATTAA